GCTTGAGCAGGCTGACCGGATAGAAGAGCAACAACAGCACGGCTGCACCAGCTGCGGCGCTCCAATTCCTTCGAAAGACGAACAGCGTGAACGCAAACGGCAGTAGAGCACCCGTGGTAATACCGACCCCGTAGCGGAGAACCCCGGGAAGTTCAATCTCGCTGCGGTAGTTGTAGATATCTTGGATGCCGATGACGCGGAAATGGTAGGTTGAAGCCCAAACAAGAATGAGGCCGCTCACGGCCATGATGCCGAACAGCAGCCTGCTCAAGGCGGATTCCGACAACTCGGGCGGCCTGGGGATTTTGGGCGTGACAAAGATCGCCGGGATGAAGAACGCGATCGCGCTGAAGAATATAGAGAGTGCAGCTAGTCCCTTATTGTAATGAAACGTAGAGAATGTTGCCAGCCATGAATATTCCAGCAGGGTGGTGAACAGATAGAAACTGAGGGCATACCCGAAGCTGACCCGGCCGACTGCAAAGAGCAACGAGAGGGCTGCCAAGGGCAACGTGGCGGCAATCGCCTTCGGAATCAACTCTGGATCATATCCGGTGACTCCAAGGTAGGAGTAATATCGCTGCACAAAGAAGAACGAGACACAGCACGCAATAGCGTAAAAGACCAGAAGTGACACGGTAAGCCATTTACGGCCACGACGCGGCAGATTCGGCCTAACGAACGCATCGAAATCATCAAACCTAACCACTCGGCCGCTAACGATAGCATCGATCGAGCCGTCAGGTCCAAACTTGTAGGCAACGCCATCATAGTAGCCATCAGGCCTAAAGCCGCTGAGGCCAGGGTCCTTTGTCGTTCCTGCGGAAACTTTCATCGCGCCAGCTTGCCAGAGGTCATTAGCCGCGCGCAAGTCACCAGTAACGCCCGATCAATGCCATCAAGCAGCGACCATAAGGCTGGTGACCACGATGTCGACTGCGACCACCGGATCCGTTCACGACTGCGCTAGCTTCTCCAAAGCCCGCGATTTGGCTCTGGCACCGTCGACGTAATCATAGGCCGCTCGACACTCTCCCAATCATTGTCAAGCCACCGGCGCGCGACCCGCACACTAGATCGATGACGCGCACCGAGCGCCCACAGTTCATCTGATACGGACTCCACGAGCTGACGCCTGCCACCGGAAACTTCTGTTCCGGCACTTCATCATCGGCTGTTAGTCGGGCGCACGCCACGAAGAGCGATCAGGTGAGCTGGGCCATGTTCGACCTGAAGAGCCAGATCATGCCGAGGTGGCCCCAGGGTGTCGCCGAGACGCGCAAAAACACCACCCCCCTTTGCCCGCGGGCGGGTTTATCCCACCGGCGTCGCTGGCGCCGCCTTGACCGGCCAGGCAGGAAGCCGGTGCACCGCCTTGATGCTACGGGGCGTTCCAGCATGGGAAGCCCGCAATCGGTTGGAATGTCGATCGAAATGACGCGGCGGGGCTTACGCGCACCGGCAGGTCGGCTGGAGAACGCCGCGGAAGCGAGGAGCATTACAATAAACTACCGGAAAACTACCGGAGAAAAATAAGCTGTTGTAACAACAGTGAAATTGACTATGAGGCTCAACTCAGTATGTTGCGGCCCGAAACGGGCGCCGAGGTCTGATTTGAGGCCCCAAGTCCCCCATCGATTTGACCACGTCCTGGCCGGAGCCGGGCCAAGCAAGCAGGAAATATAGCTTTGAGAGTCATCGCCAGTTCTATTCGCAAAGGCAACGTGATCGAGCAAGACGGAAAGCTCTATGTCGTCGTGACCGCCGAGAACATCCATCCCGGCAAGGGCACGCCGGTCAGCCAGATCGAAATGCGCCGAATCTCGGACGGGGTAAAGATCTCCGAGCGCTACAAGACCACCGACCAGGTCGAGAAGGCCACGATCGAAGAGCGCAACTTCACCTATCTCTATGAAGACGGTGACGGTTTTCACTTCATGAACCCCGAGACCTATGACCAGGTCCAGGTCTCCAAGGACGTCATCGGCGACGCTGCGGCCTATCTTCAAGAAGGCATGACGGTCAAATTGTCGACGCACGACGTCAACGTGGTGTCGATCGCGCTGCCGCAGCGCGTGACACTGGAAGTGGTCGAGACCGAGCCGGTGACCAAGGGCCAGACCGCTTCGTCCTCCTACAAGCCGGCGGTGCTCTCCAATGGCATCCGCACCACCGTGCCGCCGCACATCGCCGTCGGCACCCGCATCGTGGTGATGACCGAAGACGGCTCCTACTCCGAGCGCGCGAAGGACTAAGCGGGCGATCGAAACAGGTGGCCGCCGGGGGGCGAGACAGTGGCTAGGAAAGATTTCCGCTTCGTCTCGCTTTTTCTGGCGTCGCTTTCGCTCCCCTTCGCAACGCCGCTCGCCGCGGACGAATTCCGCAGCCCCTCACTCACAGCCCTGCGCGTCGATTGGCGCGCAGCGCTCGACCAGCTCCGCACCGAGATCAATAGCCGCCCGCAGGTCGCCGGCGACTTCATCTTCGTGCCGCGCCGTTCGGTGCCGCGCTTCGATCCGCGCGCAATGCCGGCGCTGGTGCAGCTCAACGCGGTCTCCTCGCAGTTCTTCACCGGCATTGCCCGCAGCTCCGTTCCCGTGCTGCTGCCGTTCGATGCCGCCACCTATCTCGAGGCGCAACGCAGCGGCGCACAGGCCCCGCTGGCGCTGCCACGCTACCAGGCCGACTTCAACGCCGCCGACATGTTCGACGCGGGTCCCGCCGGCTACAGCGCAACTTTCTCGTTAGACCCCGGCGCCGGCGACGGCATGCCGTCGCGTACCTTCGCAAAGCCGGTCGAGGTGCAGATTACCGGATCCGCGCTCGTCTACGACATCGCCGATCCCGCCGGCGGCAAGGGCGAGCCGGTGAAGCCGCTAGCGACAATCTACCCGGACCTGCGCAGATTCATCCGCGAAGGCTATGTGCGCTACGCCTTCACGCGCTTCGGCGCCGCCTATGTGGTGTCGATCCAGTGCCTGGACAGCGTCGCGAAGCCGCGGCGGCTCGCCTGCAAGGAAGCCTCCCCCGTTGCCGAGCGCTTCCTGAAGGCCCTGCACATCGCTGGCGGCCAGCGCATGCGGCCCCTGATGGACGTTGCCTCTGATCTGATCGATCGCGCGGCCGCTCGTTCGGCGGATTTCAGCTACCGGCCGAGCGGCGACATCATCCCGAACACCGGCTATCGCAAACAGGGCGGCCACCCCGATGCGATGGCCTATGCGCAGATCCGCTTCCCGCTCGAGAGGGCACCGGCCTTCGTGCATTCGCAATCCTACGCCAGCCGCGACAAGGACGATCGCCCGACCGCCTATCCCTGGCGCGACAATTTCTGCGAGTCGCGCAGCTTCGAGGTCTGGCAGTGCGGCGGCGGCTATGGCCACCAGGGCGAGGACATCCGCGCCGCCGACTGCCCTTCTCCAGGTGACAGCCGCGAGCCCTGCGATCACAAGCAGCGCGGGGTCGTTGCCGTGCGCGACGCCGTCGTGATCCGTGCCTCCAAGGACCAGGCTGCGACGCTGGAGGTCAACAGCCGCACCGAGCACATCCGCTTCCGCTACATGCACATGAATCCGCAGGCGTTGAACGCCGACGGAGTGCTCAATGGCCGCATCGTCGCCGAAGGCGAGAAGATCGGCGTGATCTCGAACTATCTCGATCACCCCGCGGGTACGTCGATGCACCTGCATTTTGACGTCCAGGTGTTCACCCGCGACGGCTGGATCTGGGTCAGCCCCTACGTCACGCTGGTCTCGGCCTATGAGCGCCTGATCCGCGCCCGAGGCCGCGAGGTGGGCCCGGAGATCGCAAGCACCCCGCAGCCCGTCGCACACACGCTGCCCGAGGATGTCATCAAACCCGATCAGCGCGAGGGATCGAGCAGCGAAGAGAACTGAGCGGGCACCGTCGATCGTAACTCGGATGAGCGAAGTGGCATCCGGGTTACGATAAGCCAGCTAGTCCAGATACGTCGTGAGCTGCGCACCCTCATCCGCCACGAACACGGCGATCAGTTCGGCCGGTTCCGTGGTGCTGGCGTTGGCAGAGACCAGATGCGTCCCTCCCGGCGGCTCGAAGAAGGACTGACCGACACCGAATGTCTCAACCGGGCCGCCCCCGAGCTGGGAGCGGATCTCGCCCTTGGTAATGTAGGCCGTCACCGAGCCGGCATGCCGGTGCGGTCGCGAAAACCCGCCAGGACCGTAGAACACGCGCACGATGGTGACGCGCTTGCCCGGTACGTTGGGCAATGCGTAGGAGCCGATCGGCTCGACCTTGTCGAGCGGCGAGCTTTCCGCGGCGGTGGCGCAGAGCGGAGCGAGTGCGCCCGATACGGCGTCCATCGTCACCGGCAGTACCTTGCCGATCGCAAGCGCGCAGGCGAGCCCGCCGACGACGGCCAGCGCCATCGAGCGCAATGGCACAGGGCGCGGCATAGTGGCCAAATTCATTGCAGTCATGACAACCTCCCCTCGTAGCAATCAGGACGCCGCGGCATTCACCTGCCGCTTCGCCGGCGTCCAGCGGAAGGCCGCGCCAAAACGGTTCCAGACGTTGATCGAGGCGACTGCCGACGTCAGGTACATCAGTTCGGTCTCGGAGAATTCGCGCTGCACCTCATCATAGACCTCGTCGCCGAAGCCGTCGGGCAGCAGGGTCAGTGCCTCGGCCCACGCCAGCGCGGCGCGCTCGCGCGCCGAATAGATCGGGGCCTCGCGCCAAACCGCGACCAGATGGAGCTTGTCCGCGGGCACGCCGAGCCGCTCCGAGAGAAGAACATGATGCTGCACGCAGAAGGCGCAGCCGTTGATCTGCGAGGCGCGCAGCTTGACGAGCTCGAGCAGCTGCTTGTCGAGGCCGGCCTTGGCCGCAACCTGTCCCAGTGCCAGCACCAGATCGTAGGCGTCCGGCGCAATCTTCTTGAAATCCTCGTACTCGCTGCGGGCGTGTGCCATTGCCGTTCACCTCGTGATATTATAAGAATACTTATATCTTATAAGAGCTCTTACATGGCACGCAAGCCTGCCGACATCACAAGATCGCAAACAGGACGGAAGACGTTCGGGCCAACCAAGGATGGCCCGGTACACGTGCCCGCCGCCGGCGAAGGCAAGCGCGGCGAGCAAGGCTATCTCGGCTATCTCCTGCGCCAGGCCCACGCCGCGGTGCGGCTGAAGATGGAACGCACGCTGGCCGACCTCGGCGTCACCTCGCCGCAATTCGCCGTGCTGACCATGCTGAACGCCTATCCCGGACTATCAGGCGCCGATGTCGCCCGCCTCACCTTCCTGACGCCGCAGACTGTCGGCGTCATTATCCGCAACCTCGAGCGCGACGGCGCGATCCTGATGACGCCGCATCCCGTTCACGGCCGCATCCAGCAATGGACACTGACACCGCGCGGCGCGACACTGCTGAAATCGTGCCGGGACCGTGTGCTCGAACTGGAGAAGCGCCTAGCGACGGGGCTCGACGGCAAGGCTGAAGTCACTGTCCGCCGTTGGCTTGCTAGCATCGCAGCCGATCTGCAGGACGAGACGTAGTCGCCTCCTCCGTCGCCGCCGTCACCTCCGTCGGCATCCCCGTAATCGGCGCAGGCTTAAAGTCGGGGCTTGAACCTCCCGAGAGGCTGCCCTATCCGCCCTTCAACGTTTTCTTAACTTCACCATCCGGCCACGCCTCACCAGCCGCGATGACCCGGACACGGGTTCTGTCCGCGGCATTCACCAACACATGCGAACTCATCCGGTCGCCGCTCGGCTCCAGTTGCAAATCGGTTTCAGGCTTCCAGCTCAGCGTTGTCGCGAGATCGCCGGCAAAAATCTGCCAGCACGATCCGTCGTCGAGCTCGACGACATGGCTTTCCGCATGCGCGCGTATCTTCATCACACCCCGAAATCTCGTTGAAAAAGGCGGGCCCGGAGGGGAATGCGGGACTGCGACGCTTTGTTCCGGGAAACAGACGTCCAAAGCTTGTTCCTGCTGTTCCAGGAACCGAGTCACAGGAGCCATGTTTCCCGCTACAATGCATGCATGAAACAAGCTGATTCCTCGGTCCGTCACACCCGCCGCACCCTGCTGCAATCGACGCTTGGTGCAGCGGCTCTGCTCGCCTTGCCGACGAGCGTCTTCGCCTCGCCGCCCGGCTTCGACGAATGGCGCGAAGGTTTTCGCGCGCGGGCGCTGGCCAAGGGTATTTCGGCTGCGACCTGGCAGCGCGCGATGGCGCGGATCGAGCCCGACATGAGCGTATTCAAGCAGATGCGCAACCAGCCCGAATTCCACGAGCAGGTCTGGCAATACATCAACCGCCGCGTCTCCGACTGGCGCATCATCAATGGCAAGATCGCGCTGAAGAACAACGAGGCGCTGCTCGCGCGCATCGAACGCGATTTCGGCGTCGAGCGCGGCACACTGCTAGCGCTGTGGGGCGTAGAGTCCGCCTACGGCGATCCGCTGGTGCAGCAGAACCACATGACACCGGTGTTTCCCTCGCTCGCCGCGCTCGCCTGGAACGAGCCGCGCCGCAAGGCCTATTGGGAGACCGAGCTGATCAACGCACTGCGCATCGTCGACAAGGGTTGGAGCACGTCCGAGGAGATGCAGGGATCATGGGCCGGCGCGATGGGGCATTCGCAGTGGATGCCGGAGGTCTGGCTCAATGTCGGCATCGACTATGACGGTGACGGCAAGGTTTCGCCGTTCGGCAAGCCCGACGACGCGCTGGGTTCGACGGCAAAATATCTCGTCAATCGCGGCAAATGGCACCGCGGCGAGCACTGGGGCTATGAGGTGCGCGCATCCGGCGAGATGAGCGGCAGCCGCACCTACGCGGCGTGGCAGGCGGCCGGCGTCACCCGC
This portion of the Bradyrhizobium diazoefficiens genome encodes:
- the efp gene encoding elongation factor P: MRVIASSIRKGNVIEQDGKLYVVVTAENIHPGKGTPVSQIEMRRISDGVKISERYKTTDQVEKATIEERNFTYLYEDGDGFHFMNPETYDQVQVSKDVIGDAAAYLQEGMTVKLSTHDVNVVSIALPQRVTLEVVETEPVTKGQTASSSYKPAVLSNGIRTTVPPHIAVGTRIVVMTEDGSYSERAKD
- a CDS encoding M23 family peptidase; its protein translation is MARKDFRFVSLFLASLSLPFATPLAADEFRSPSLTALRVDWRAALDQLRTEINSRPQVAGDFIFVPRRSVPRFDPRAMPALVQLNAVSSQFFTGIARSSVPVLLPFDAATYLEAQRSGAQAPLALPRYQADFNAADMFDAGPAGYSATFSLDPGAGDGMPSRTFAKPVEVQITGSALVYDIADPAGGKGEPVKPLATIYPDLRRFIREGYVRYAFTRFGAAYVVSIQCLDSVAKPRRLACKEASPVAERFLKALHIAGGQRMRPLMDVASDLIDRAAARSADFSYRPSGDIIPNTGYRKQGGHPDAMAYAQIRFPLERAPAFVHSQSYASRDKDDRPTAYPWRDNFCESRSFEVWQCGGGYGHQGEDIRAADCPSPGDSREPCDHKQRGVVAVRDAVVIRASKDQAATLEVNSRTEHIRFRYMHMNPQALNADGVLNGRIVAEGEKIGVISNYLDHPAGTSMHLHFDVQVFTRDGWIWVSPYVTLVSAYERLIRARGREVGPEIASTPQPVAHTLPEDVIKPDQREGSSSEEN
- a CDS encoding cupin domain-containing protein, whose protein sequence is MTAMNLATMPRPVPLRSMALAVVGGLACALAIGKVLPVTMDAVSGALAPLCATAAESSPLDKVEPIGSYALPNVPGKRVTIVRVFYGPGGFSRPHRHAGSVTAYITKGEIRSQLGGGPVETFGVGQSFFEPPGGTHLVSANASTTEPAELIAVFVADEGAQLTTYLD
- a CDS encoding carboxymuconolactone decarboxylase family protein; translated protein: MAHARSEYEDFKKIAPDAYDLVLALGQVAAKAGLDKQLLELVKLRASQINGCAFCVQHHVLLSERLGVPADKLHLVAVWREAPIYSARERAALAWAEALTLLPDGFGDEVYDEVQREFSETELMYLTSAVASINVWNRFGAAFRWTPAKRQVNAAAS
- a CDS encoding MarR family winged helix-turn-helix transcriptional regulator, which gives rise to MARKPADITRSQTGRKTFGPTKDGPVHVPAAGEGKRGEQGYLGYLLRQAHAAVRLKMERTLADLGVTSPQFAVLTMLNAYPGLSGADVARLTFLTPQTVGVIIRNLERDGAILMTPHPVHGRIQQWTLTPRGATLLKSCRDRVLELEKRLATGLDGKAEVTVRRWLASIAADLQDET
- a CDS encoding lytic murein transglycosylase: MKQADSSVRHTRRTLLQSTLGAAALLALPTSVFASPPGFDEWREGFRARALAKGISAATWQRAMARIEPDMSVFKQMRNQPEFHEQVWQYINRRVSDWRIINGKIALKNNEALLARIERDFGVERGTLLALWGVESAYGDPLVQQNHMTPVFPSLAALAWNEPRRKAYWETELINALRIVDKGWSTSEEMQGSWAGAMGHSQWMPEVWLNVGIDYDGDGKVSPFGKPDDALGSTAKYLVNRGKWHRGEHWGYEVRASGEMSGSRTYAAWQAAGVTRADGQPFPQPNATAQMWTPVAGGPTFLLGPNFYSVKSYNPSMNYALAICHLGDRCLGAPPFIQPFPGSERVLTLAEVQEMQTRLTKAGFDTGGTDGRVGNDTMKAIKDFQQRAGITPADGYGGLKVLAKLRQGS